A portion of the Musa acuminata AAA Group cultivar baxijiao chromosome BXJ1-1, Cavendish_Baxijiao_AAA, whole genome shotgun sequence genome contains these proteins:
- the LOC135587550 gene encoding uncharacterized protein LOC135587550, with translation MAMQMIENYKAEAEVYHGDLALCKKKSMQLLQELGLPKGLLPLEDVQEFGYHRASGFMWLVQKKKIEHTFKKIKQHVSYATEVTAFVEQRKLKKITGVKTKELLLWLSVVEVFIDDPSSGKITFKTGTGLSDSFPVPAFEAED, from the coding sequence ATGGCGATGCAGATGATCGAGAACTACAAGGCTGAGGCCGAGGTCTACCATGGAGATCTTGCCCTCTGTAAGAAGAAATCCATGCAACTACTCCAAGAGCTGGGCCTCCCCAAGGGACTGCTACCCCTGGAGGACGTCCAGGAGTTCGGCTACCACCGCGCAAGTGGATTCATGTGGCTCGtccagaagaagaagatagaGCACACGTTCAAGAAGATCAAGCAGCACGTCTCCTATGCCACCGAGGTGACCGCCTTCGTGGAGCAACGCAAGCTGAAGAAGATCACAGGTGTCAAGACCAAGGAGCTACTTCTCTGGCTCTCTGTCGTCGAAGTGTTCATCGACGATCCCTCCTCCGGGAAGATCACCTTCAAGACTGGCACTGGACTCTCCGACAGCTTCCCGGTGCCGGCATTTGAGGCAGAAGACTAG